TCGGATAGATAGCCTCCAGGCCCATCACCCGCATCAGCCGTTGCACATGCTTTACGGTTTACCGGATAATCATGGCCGTCTCAGGTGAGCCGCCATCTTCCTGGAACCGTAGAATGGCGTCTGAGTATATTGCTCGTCGATCATGCGCATGAGCAGCAGATCGTACTCATCCACCACCGGTCTATAGTAGATGCTGGAGCGTGAGATACCCAGAAGCTCCGCCTGATGGCTGATGGAAATCTCTCTAGTACCGTGTAACCATTAAAGTTGCGGATAAAGGCGCTTTAGCTTGATCCGAGCGTCCGCTGTAGTGAATTGCCAGACAATTTTTCTTGTGCGATCGTTCCGGTCTTTTTCCCATGCGGTCACTTCGGTTTGCATGGTCGTCATGTCGGCAATTCGGCGTTCAAGGCACTGTCCTTTCAGGACGCTGAGTTCAATCTCCGCCATGTTCAACCAGCTACCGTGTTTGGGCGTGTAATGTATATCAAGTCGCTCCGCCAACCTCCTGGCTTCTTTTGGCGGGAATGTGTCATAGAATGAGGCAATGCCGTGGGTGTTCAGATTATCCATAATCAGACGTACCTTGATTGCGTTCGGATACCGTTCATCAAGCATCTGTTTGATCTGCCTCGCCCAATCCTTTTTGGTGCGACGCTCTGTGACAACCACATGTCTTTTGCCGGCAAGCGGCTCTACTTCCATAAGTATCTCAGCCACACCGTTCCTTACGTATTCATCGTCAATGCGCGCCGGTTGTCCCGGCTTACACGGAATCGGGTCGCGTACTTCACCGATCATCTGCTTGCAGGATTCGTCCATATACACCACCGGGTAGTAGGGGTCATACGGCAGATGATACACCTCCAGGATAGCCTCCATGTTGGCTACAAACGCCGAGTTTCCTTCCGGGGGGATCTTCCAGTACTTGCACAGATGAGGCTTAAGTTCGTTTTTTTTAAAACCCGCTGCACGGTCATATGTGATACGGAAGAAGCGAAGTTCAGTTCAACAACCCTGTCGGCGAGGAGCCTGACTGTCCATCGCAGACGCCCTTTTGGAGCATCTGAACAGGCCAGTGCGATCAGCCTCGCCTCAAACGCCCCATCAAACGTGACTTCCCGGGGCGGCTTTTCCCGTGGTTTTCGTTCAAGCGCAGCTTCAAGTCCATCCTCTACAAAGCGCTTCTTGAGGTGCTCAATCGCTCGGCTGCTTACCCCAAGGGCCTCCGCCGTATCAGCGACAGTCCAAGCCGGGCCGCCTGCTCCGGCGTCACACAGCAACAACGCTCGGGCGTGTATGAATTTCCGCGCATGCGTCTTGCCGCGTTTCGTCAACGCCTCAAGCCCGTTGCGCTCCTGCTCGGTAAGAGTGACTCGGTACCTCGGCGACATGGCGGACTCCTTTGTTGAGTTTCCGCCAGTCTATCATCCCTCTAGTAAAGTACGCAGTATATAATGTTACATGGTAATAGTTTGCGGTTACTACTCGATGAGGGATGCGCTGCTTCATAGGGTTCAAGGGACTATCGACCGGCATCGAATGCTGGCAGCGGGAGATATTGTCGTCCTCGCCGTGTCTGGCGGCGTCGATTCGATGGCGATGTTCCACCTTCTGCTGCGCCTTCGAGCCCGCTATCATATTTCACTCCATGTCGCCCATCTGAACCATGACCTTCGAGGGACGGAATCGGCTGAGACGGCCAACTTTGTGCGTCGCCAATGCGAGGCCCATCAGATTCCTGCGACCATTACGACGGCCGATGGGAGGACGTTGCGGGACCGGGGAGTAGGCTCGCTTCAGGCCGCTGCCAGGGATCTCCGTTACCGGTTTTTGGAACAGGTGGCGGACGAGCAGGGAGCGGCCAGGATTGCCCTGGGCCATCATCGCAACGATCAGGCGGAGACTGTCCTGATGAACCTGCTCCGGGGGTCCGGGGTAAGGGGGCTTGGAGGGATCCCGCCAGTCAGGGGCCGGATCATCCGCCCGTTGATCGACTGCTCACGTGAGGAGATCGAGCGGTACGCACGGCAGCAGGGGATCCCGTACGTCGATGACTCCTCGAATCAGGTTCTCTTGTACAGCCGAAACCGGATTCGTCTGGAACTCCTGCCGGAGCTGGCGAAGCGGTATAACCCACGCGTCGTCCATGCCATGGCGAATGCAGCCACGATCCTTGAAGCTGAGGATACACTGCTGAACGCGATGGCCGACAAAGAGCTTCGCGCTGTCCTGATCTCGCGATCGCCTGAGGAGTTGGTGCTGTCTACCCACCGCATGGCGACCTTTCACACCGCTCTAAGATGGCGGATCATTCGGCGGGCCGCCGAGTATCTGCGAGAGGGCCGCTCAGGATTGACCTTCCAGCAGACGTTGGCCATCGATCGACTTTTGCTGACAGAGGGCGCGCAGGGCACCATCCAAGCGCCAGGTGGGTTGCGCGTAAGACGAGCAGGCGATGACATCGTCCTTTCGGTGGGGGAGAGTCAAGTGAGGGGTCCCATTTCGTCTTCCCCCCTCGCCGTCCCTGGCCTCACTGCCATTCCGGAATCGTCGCTCAGCCTTCGAAGCGATCTCCTGGAGGAGTGGACAATGGACGAACTTGCCCCGGATGCATGGACCGCTCTCCTTGATGCCGATTGTGCCGGACAGGACTTGCACGTAAGGCGGTGGGAGCCGGGTGATCGGTTCATCCCCCTCGGGATGAGTGGCCGAAAAAAGCTCCAAGATTTCTTTGTGGACGCAAAGGTGCCGCGCGATCAACGCGGGAGCATCCCGTTGATGGTCTCAGGTGATCAGATCGCATGGGTCGTGGGTTTTCGAGTAGATGAGCGGTTCAAGGTTACCGATTCGACCCGACGTATCCTTCGGGTGCGTGCAGCCACTACAGGTGAACAAGCGGGCTAACGCATGAATTAAGAAAATCTCCCCCCCTGATTAATACATGCAGGGGCAGGCTCTACCCCCTCTTTTCCAAAAAGGGGTGCATCCTCCCTTTGGCAAAGGGAGGTTAGGAGGGATTCTTCGATACCGTAAAGTTATTATTTTGAGCCAGTTAAGAATATTTGTTGGCTTGGTCGGTCAGGACTTCCAAGGGTTGGAGGGATGGTCTGTAGGTATATTGTGTTGAAAACGCATAAGCTTTTTGATATAAGTATTTGTCACGCTACAAAGTCGTGTACATTGACCTGCCGGGTGAGGAAAAGGGATTGAATGCAGGAGGTAAAAGGTTGAGCCCGTTTTTTAAGAATATAGCCCTGTGGCTTGTTATCGGATTAATCATGGTGCTGGTTTTCAACATTTTCAATCAGAGCCAGCCACTGGAAAAGGAGTTGATCTTTAGCGACTTCATGGCCAAAGTCACGAAGGGTGAGGTAGCCGAGGTCATCGTGAGGGGCGCGGATATTAAAGGTAAGCTCGCTAGCGGCGAGATCTTCCGGACGTATGCCCCTGACGATAAGGATATGATTTCAGAGCTGCGGCAGAAGGGGGTTCGGATTATTGCAAGACCGATCGACGAGAATCCCTGGTATGTCAATATGCTGCTGTCGTGGCTTCCGATGCTGCTGTTTATCGGGGTATGGATCTTCTTCATGCGGCAGATGCAGGGCGGAGGCGTGAAGGCCCTTTCATTCGGTAAGAGTCGGGCACGCTTACAGACTGACAAGCAAACCAAGGTGACCTTTGCCGATGTCGCGGGTGTGGACGAGGCAAAAGAGGAGTTGCAAGAGATTATTGAGTTCCTAAAGGACCCGCCCAGGTTTCAGAAACTTGGCGGGAGGATCCCCAAGGGTGTGCTGCTAATGGGCCCCCCGGGTACGGGTAAGACGCTGCTTGCGCGGGCCATCGCCGGCGAGGCTAATACCCCTTTTTTCAGTATCTCGGGCTCGGACTTTGTAGAGATGTTCGTTGGCGTCGGCGCCTCGCGCGTGCGGGATCTGTTTGAACAAGGCAAGAAGCATGCCCCTTGTATTATCTTTGTGGACGAGATCGATGCCGTGGGCAGGCATCGGGGTGCAGGTCTCGGTGGCGGTCACGACGAGCGGGAGCAGACTTTGAATCAGCTCCTGGTCGAGATGGACGGCTTCGAGTCGAACGTCGGGGTGATCCTGGTCGCAGCGACCAACCGTCCGGATGTCCTGGATCCGGCGCTGCTTCGCCCAGGGCGGTTCGATCGCCAGGTCGTGGTGGCAAGACCTGATATTAAGGGTCGCGAGGGGATCCTGCGCGTTCACACGAAAAATATTCCTCTTGACACCGACGTTGACCTCATGCTTTTGGCGCGAGGGACCCCTGGCTTTTCCGGGGCCGATCTGGCCAACCTCGTGAACGAGTCAGCCCTGTTGGCCGCCCGGCACAATAAGCAATCAGTGGCCATGACGGATTTCGAGAACGCCAAAGACAAAGTGATAATGGGCGTCGAGCGGAGGAGCATCGTCATCAGCGAGGAGGATCGAAAGCTGACCGCCTATCATGAGGCCGGACACGCCTTGGTGGCTAAGGTCCTCCCTGGAACCGACCCTATTCATAAGGTGACGATTATCCCGCGGGGCAGA
This genomic stretch from Candidatus Methylomirabilis limnetica harbors:
- a CDS encoding IS630 family transposase (programmed frameshift), producing MSPRYRVTLTEQERNGLEALTKRGKTHARKFIHARALLLCDAGAGGPAWTVADTAEALGVSSRAIEHLKKRFVEDGLEAALERKPREKPPREVTFDGAFEARLIALACSDAPKGRLRWTVRLLADRVVELNFASSVSHMTVQRGFKKNELKPHLCKYWKIPPEGNSAFVANMEAILEVYHLPYDPYYPVVYMDESCKQMIGEVRDPIPCKPGQPARIDDEYVRNGVAEILMEVEPLAGKRHVVVTERRTKKDWARQIKQMLDERYPNAIKVRLIMDNLNTHGIASFYDTFPPKEARRLAERLDIHYTPKHGSWLNMAEIELSVLKGQCLERRIADMTTMQTEVTAWEKDRNDRTRKIVWQFTTADARIKLKRLYPQL
- the tilS gene encoding tRNA lysidine(34) synthetase TilS, with translation MRDALLHRVQGTIDRHRMLAAGDIVVLAVSGGVDSMAMFHLLLRLRARYHISLHVAHLNHDLRGTESAETANFVRRQCEAHQIPATITTADGRTLRDRGVGSLQAAARDLRYRFLEQVADEQGAARIALGHHRNDQAETVLMNLLRGSGVRGLGGIPPVRGRIIRPLIDCSREEIERYARQQGIPYVDDSSNQVLLYSRNRIRLELLPELAKRYNPRVVHAMANAATILEAEDTLLNAMADKELRAVLISRSPEELVLSTHRMATFHTALRWRIIRRAAEYLREGRSGLTFQQTLAIDRLLLTEGAQGTIQAPGGLRVRRAGDDIVLSVGESQVRGPISSSPLAVPGLTAIPESSLSLRSDLLEEWTMDELAPDAWTALLDADCAGQDLHVRRWEPGDRFIPLGMSGRKKLQDFFVDAKVPRDQRGSIPLMVSGDQIAWVVGFRVDERFKVTDSTRRILRVRAATTGEQAG
- the ftsH gene encoding ATP-dependent zinc metalloprotease FtsH, coding for MSPFFKNIALWLVIGLIMVLVFNIFNQSQPLEKELIFSDFMAKVTKGEVAEVIVRGADIKGKLASGEIFRTYAPDDKDMISELRQKGVRIIARPIDENPWYVNMLLSWLPMLLFIGVWIFFMRQMQGGGVKALSFGKSRARLQTDKQTKVTFADVAGVDEAKEELQEIIEFLKDPPRFQKLGGRIPKGVLLMGPPGTGKTLLARAIAGEANTPFFSISGSDFVEMFVGVGASRVRDLFEQGKKHAPCIIFVDEIDAVGRHRGAGLGGGHDEREQTLNQLLVEMDGFESNVGVILVAATNRPDVLDPALLRPGRFDRQVVVARPDIKGREGILRVHTKNIPLDTDVDLMLLARGTPGFSGADLANLVNESALLAARHNKQSVAMTDFENAKDKVIMGVERRSIVISEEDRKLTAYHEAGHALVAKVLPGTDPIHKVTIIPRGRALGMTQQLPIDEKHNYAKEYLLNQIAIMMGGRVAEELVFGQITTGAGNDIERATDLARKMVCEWGMSEKLGPLTFGKREEMIFLGREIAQHKDYSEQTAVEIDREVKGIVMTNYDKAKALLIERMGILHALAKALLETESLDGPQIDAIMKRAAAPSPAPA